In Macaca nemestrina isolate mMacNem1 chromosome 11, mMacNem.hap1, whole genome shotgun sequence, a single window of DNA contains:
- the LOC105481267 gene encoding desmin, producing MSQAYSSSQRVSSYRRTFGGAPSFPLGSPLSSPVFPRAGFGSKGSSSSVTSRVYQVSRTSGGAGGLGSLRASRLGTTRAPSSYGAGELLDFSLADAVNQEFLTTRTNEKVELQELNDRFANYIEKVRFLEQQNAALAAEVNRLKGREPTRVAELYEEELRELRRQVEVLTNQRARVDVERDNLLDDLQRLKAKLQEEIQLKEEAENNLAAFRADVDAATLARIDLERRIESLNEEIAFLKKVHEEEIRELQAQLQEQQVQVEMDMSKPDLTAALRDIRAQYETIAAKNISEAEEWYKSKVSDLTQAANKNNDALRQAKQEMMEYRHQIQSYTCEIDALKGTNDSLMRQMRELEDRFASEASGYQDNIARLEEEIRHLKDEMARHLREYQDLLNVKMALDVEIATYRKLLEGEESRINLPIQTFSALNFRETSPEQRGSEVHTKKTVMIKTIETRDGEVVSEATQQQHEVL from the exons ATGAGCCAGGCCTACTCGTCCAGCCAGCGCGTGTCCTCCTACCGCCGCACCTTCGGCGGGGCTCCGAGCTTCCCGCTCGGCTCCCCGCTGAGCTCGCCCGTGTTCCCGCGGGCGGGCTTCGGCTCTAAGGGCTCCTCCAGCTCGGTGACGTCCCGCGTGTACCAGGTGTCGCGCACGTCGGGCGGGGCCGGGGGCCTGGGGTCGCTGCGGGCCAGCCGGCTGGGGACCACTCGCGCGCCCTCCTCCTATGGCGCGGGCGAGCTGCTGGACTTCTCTCTGGCCGACGCGGTGAACCAGGAGTTTCTGACCACGCGCACCAACGAGAAGGTGGAGCTGCAGGAACTCAACGACCGCTTCGCCAACTACATCGAGAAGGTGCGCTTCCTGGAGCAGCAGAACGCGGCGCTCGCAGCCGAGGTGAACCGGCTCAAGGGCCGCGAGCCAACGCGAGTGGCCGAGCTCTACGAGGAGGAGCTGCGCGAGCTGCGGCGCCAGGTGGAGGTGCTCACTAACCAGCGCGCCCGCGTCGACGTCGAGCGCGACAACCTGCTCGACGACCTGCAGCGGCTCAAGGCCAA GCTGCAGGAGGAGATTCAGTTGAAAGAAGAAGCAGAGAACAATTTGGCTGCCTTCCGAGCG GACGTGGATGCAGCTACTCTAGCTCGCATTGACCTGGAGCGCAGAATTGAATCTCTCAACGAGGAGATCGCGTTCCTTAAGAAAGTGCACGAAGAG GAGATCCGTGAGTTGCAGGCTCAGCTTCAGGAACAGCAGGTCCAGGTGGAGATGGACATGTCTAAGCCAGACCTCACTGCCGCCCTCAGGGACATCCGGGCTCAGTATGAGACTATCGCGGCTAAGAACATTTCTGAAGCTGAGGAGTGGTACAAGTCGAAG GTGTCAGACCTGACCCAGGCAGCCAACAAGAACAACGATGCCCTGCGCCAGGCCAAGCAGGAGATGATGGAATACCGACACCAGATCCAGTCCTACACCTGCGAGATTGATGCCCTCAAGGGCACT AACGATTCCCTGATGAGGCAGATGCGGGAACTGGAGGACCGATTTGCCAGTGAGGCCAGTGGCTACCAGGACAACATCGCGCGCCTGGAGGAGGAAATCCGGCACCTCAAGGATGAGATGGCCCGCCACCTGCGCGAGTACCAGGACCTGCTCAATGTGAAGATGGCCCTGGATGTGGAGATCGCCACCTACCGGAAGCtgctggagggagaggagagcCG GATCAATCTCCCCATCCAAACCTTCTCTGCCCTCAACTTCCGAG AAACCAGCCCTGAGCAAAGGGGTTCTGAGGTTCATACCAAGAAGACGGTGATGATCAAGACCATCGAGACACGGGATGGGGAG GTCGTCAGTGAGGCCACACAGCAGCAGCATGAAGTGCTCTAA